DNA sequence from the Methanolobus sp. ZRKC5 genome:
AATCGTTAATACATATGATAAGATCAAAGTACTGGATGCTCATTATCGAGCAATAGCAAGGGCTGCACCTATATGTCATGCATTCGGATTTTCCCTTGCTCTTTTTGATTTTCCATTTAAGATGACCCCTGATGAGCTGGTGGAGTATGTTGCGGACAAAACCACTATTGGAGAATCAGGTAAATATCTGAGGATGTTGCATGAAAAAAAGCACCTATTCGTTTTTGACCTGCCAAAGAAAGGATTCCAACCACAATTAGGTTCTGTGGTCGTGACAACTTCAAAACCGGAAAAGAAGTTTTCCATTACTACAGAAGCCATTGCAGACGAAATAATGCATAATAAGTCTTTCCTGATACTGGTGGGACTTGGACGAAAAGGGCTACCAAAAGACCTTTTTAGCCTTGCCAGATACCATCTTGATATTACATCACATGGCGTTTCCCTTGAAACATGTACGGCAATTGGATGCATACCTGCTTATCTCATGGGTATAGTCCATACGAAAAGTTCAGAAAAATAAGTAGGGAACTTTATTAAGTATCATATGTATACGCTTTTGCATGCGTTTAAGCATTTTTTATTCCGGAGAGTTTGGGAAAAAGGTTGTTGGTAACCTTGTCAACTCGGATAGTTTTTGCGTTTCATGCGGAGACCTGTGTGACCACTGCCGTGAACCCAGGGCAAGTTTTGCACCTTTGATAGTTGGTCTTTTTGAATTACGTACAGACCTTCCTGATTTTGTCGAAGAACCCATAGAATATATCCCAGATAATTTGCCCCTATCAGACCTTATTATTGCCATAGACCTGCACCCGGACCTGTTGATGACGGTTCCCGATATTGCAGAAATGACAGGTGCAAAAGGCGTAATAATACCAGTAGATGATTCACGCCTGGTGCCTGCTGGCCTGACCGA
Encoded proteins:
- a CDS encoding DUF531 domain-containing protein, which produces MLTLGIVNTYDKIKVLDAHYRAIARAAPICHAFGFSLALFDFPFKMTPDELVEYVADKTTIGESGKYLRMLHEKKHLFVFDLPKKGFQPQLGSVVVTTSKPEKKFSITTEAIADEIMHNKSFLILVGLGRKGLPKDLFSLARYHLDITSHGVSLETCTAIGCIPAYLMGIVHTKSSEK